The Alosa alosa isolate M-15738 ecotype Scorff River chromosome 3, AALO_Geno_1.1, whole genome shotgun sequence nucleotide sequence AATCCTTTTGTTTTCAAACGTCCAACCCCTTACATTTAACCAGCGACTTGATTTTGACAGCCAACTATCACGGTATAATGTTACACTTTCAATATCACCATTTACAGTTAGTAGCCTACAGCATCTATATCATAGCCTAATAGGCTAAGCTATTTAAAGATGGAGTTTCCTAAACAATCattatttgtaggcctactatgccaGACCCACTCACGTGTATCTTCCGAGACCTCAAGAAAACATGATTTCTAAAAAATAACATGCAAACAGCGACATTAGTTGATTATATTTAAGTTACCATATGTTAAATGTAATGTCAAATATATGTCAATGCTTCACACCTACCTCGACGTCCGTTGTCTCAGAGGGCAGACGTACCgacaaattcaacacattttGACCAAGTTTTAACTTGTGTGGGCATTTTGCAAGAACACTTTGCCTTACTGTTTGAAGAAACAGAAACATGCagcatcagaatcagaataacAAAGAAGCATACCACAGTAGGCCTGTGCGGTTACACAAAACCGTGTAactagcctaccttgttctGATTTGAACGATACGATGGCTCTTTGGCCATCAGAAACATCACGCTGAACCCAGCAGTCGCCACCATTTGATTTTTTACTTTGGAAATAAATGGTTAGTTTGTTTCTCAGGTTCGGGAGGGCAGGATTCCACTCGCCTTCCACGAGTACTGGGAAAGTAAAGTTGTCGTCCATGTCTTCTCTGTGACAAACAAACTTCGTCTATCTTGGTCTCTTCATCTGTTTCGCTTTCATTTCTCATTAactgtgttggtggtggtggtgagcagTTGACACAGCATATCATATCAGCGTCTTCGAAAACCTCATGTCTAACGTGAGACTTAATTGAGAAGTAAGTTAATGTTCTTTAATGTTTTGGGGAGTATGGCTAGCATATTTGGCATTGGCTTCAGATGAGCATGAAAGTTGTTGAAACAAACAAGAAATTTGAAAACAGCATTCAATCAATAACTTTGTCGCGGTAGGCTGTTGCAGAACACGGAAGTTGTTTATCGGACCAACATTAGTTTCGATTCTAGAAAAGTAGGCCTGATTAAGTGATTTCGGTGACTATTAATCATCTACACGACGTTGTAGCTTAAGATTAAGTTTTTTTCCTAGTTTAACCAAGGGCGCGATCAGACACGGGGGAATTTGACTTTTGTAAAACGCGAAGAGCACTACATGACGTCAACGCCGTGCGCTTTTCCACTTGGAGAACTTAATTTAAGCGCTGGTGAACGCTTTGTAGCCTATTTGCTAGTCTGCCCACAGTTCAAATAGCTTTACCTACAGGCTATTGTGGAATTAAATCAGTGTGGGAATCTGACATTTAAAGCAATGGACCTGATATTTAGCTGTAAGCTGCATGCAATTTATAGTGAACAATAAAAGCATGTCCCTAGCCTACTCAAAACTGTGCGTGTTTAAACCAATCAGACAATTAGCTATACATTTCGCATAGGTAGATCTACTTCGTGAAAGAGAAGgaaatgtgtgagtgagtgcgtgccTATGCTGTGTGACTGTCAATACatttgcattacattacatgtttGCTGTGACATTTGTTTTCAGGTTATTTTCTTTCAAGTGTTTCACCATGGCAAGTTGTATTCCACTAGAAAAAGAAGAGGCCCAGGTTGTGGGTCAGTGTGGGCAAGCCTTATCCACAGCCGTGCACATCAAATTTAGGTGCACGGTTATATTACATGGAATGAATGCAACCTCCTCCAACGCTGCTAAAAAATCAAAAGTCACCCCAGAACAGAGGTACTCCATTCGTCTCCCAAAGGGCCTCAAGCTATCCGTGTGGAAAGATGACCTCACAACTCATGAAGTCGATGCTGTGGTGAATGCTGCCAATGAAGATCTGAGACATATTGGAGGTCTTGCTTTCGCTCTTGCCAATGCTGGTGGTCCAGTTATTCAGCAAGAGAGTGACAAGATCAGAAAAAGTAGAGGGAAGGTATTCACAGGAAAGGCAGTGGTCACATCAGCTGGAAAACTGCCATCCAAGAAGATAATACATGCTGTAGGTCCAGAAGTAAAGGTGAATGCTAGTCCAAAGGAAATTCAGCACGCTTCCAAATACTTGTCAGAAGCCATTGACAATATCCTTAAAATAGTGGAGAAAGAGAATCTTCAGTCAGTTGCTATTCCAGCTCTTAGTTCTGGAATTTTTAATTTTCCTTTGGATCACTGTGCCAATATCATTGTGAACACAGTGAAAAAATATCATGATGGCAATGGAAAAAATAAGGTATTGGATGTCCGTCTGGTAAACCACGATGAACGTACTGTGTCTGAGATGGTGAGGGCCTGCAAAGAGATCCTTGAACCTCCTAAAACCTCCTACTCTGGGGCAGGAAGGAGTTCTGATATATCTCCTGTGGAACTGGGCAAAGTGACACTGCACATCAGTAAAGGACGCATTGAAAAGCAAAAGGTAATAAATATGTATAAGGATTAATTACTGTGAGTATTACTCATATATGATGTGTGAAAATTTAGAATCTTGCTCAccaattaaaaatataatatcttGTACCcaaaccagtgtttcccacagaatcgaattccatttgtggtggttggtttgcagaattaacttgaatacagtttttaacaaattagtacACTGTGGTtgtgatgctaaccagatttaagcacaatttagtacaacctggaaaatcattgtgtggtggtcaatgttgatattgtggtgggccgccacaaataagtcaatgtatgggaaacactgcaaacATTTTTTCCTTCTGATCAGACACAAATTATTGTGAACTCCACCTCTACTGATCTGAAGTTGTGCAGTGGGGCAGTGACCAACGCCATTTTAACTGAAGCTGGCCAAAAGCTTCAGGAGGAGATTTCAAAGTATCGTTGGACGTGCAAGTCGGGTGATGTACTGAAAACTGAAGGATACAACCTGGGTTCACTTTTTGTGTATCATGTACTTTGTGTACAAAAAGGGGCACCAGGATCCAGGACAGCAGAACAGGTAtgtgacatacagtataatCTTCTCAGTGATATGCAATGCTGTGATACCAAACACTTTCATTCTGCTGACCTCAGGCATTGGTAATTGTGGGCATTATTCCTCCATTTTAGAATTAGTCTGATGTGTTGGAACTGTGTATTATAAGCTGTAACCGTGTCACATTACTTTATTATAatactttttttatatatataaataaattcttTATAACAGATTCTTAGTGGTGTTATCTCAGCCTGCTTGCGCATGGCAGAGGCAGACGGTTGTACGTCCATTGCCTTTCCTGCAATTGGATGTGGTGTGCTGAACTTCAGGAAAAGTGAGGTGGCGGATATCATGACAGAAGCAGTGAAACAATTTTCTAGGTCATACATGGGATCCCGGATGGATGTACACTTTGTGATATTCCCTTTAGAAGAGGACACATTCCAGGTGTTTATTTCTGCCATCTTTGTGGTCATTTTTATCGTTCACTTCACTCAGGCCTTGAATTTAAATTCCAAGGTAACAACACAAGTTATTTTAAACAAGCATGGTCCTCCATGTCAACTAGTGTTGTATTTCTTTTGCAGGCTTTTGCAAAAAAGCATGCATCGCTGCAGCAGTCAAAGCCTTCTGCCAGCACTTCACATGTGGGCAACTATGGTAAAACATATTGTATATACATTAATTGTGATGGACTATTGAACCCTCAAAGTAAACAAATCAGCATTTCCAGTAACAATTAAATAGTAACTTTGTAATGTGCATACTATAGCCATAGTaataaaaatgtaatgaaaaagtaatgaaacaaTACACAACGAAACACACTGGATATCACTGTACCTGCATATTCTCTAACAAAACCCTTCCTTCAATGTAGAATATTTAATGTATGAGGAAACAGACAGCATTCACACTCCATCAATTGAGATCCGGGCCGATTTTCCTGAGGCCCTGCGTGCCGCCAAGAGATGGATAAATGATGTGGTGAACATACTCAGAGACAAAGAAGCTGTCTACAGCATAAAAAATAACTTTGTCCTACATTTTGGTCAGCGTGAGCATAAGGAGCTGCTGTCCATTCAAGACAATTTCCAGGTTGGGTTCCAGGTGTTCTTCACTGATGGCCAGGCTGGCATCAACATCATGGGAACCCCTTCAGGAGTCAGCGCTGCAGTGCTGGAGGTGGAGGCCATGTGCTGTAAGGTACAGGAGGCTCATGTGCTGGCTGAGGAAGCGGCCATGCTGTATCCCCTTGTGCGCTGGAGATGCAAGGATTGCCCTCAGCTGGAAAACCCAGAGATCAATGCTGCCCTGGAAAAGGCCTATCTTGCAGGCACTGGGGAGTGTAAAATTGATGACATCAGTGTCGACTTTGGGTCTATGGTggtgaaaacaaaacatgcacCCGTGAAATGCAAAATTGAAAGAATTTGTAAGTCACATTTGGGCCATATGCCACTTTTAATACgttatattgcattttaatacTTAATCTATGAGTTACACAACTTGACAGCCCTGTGTACGTTATCTTTTATAGGCTTTTTCAAGAATTATCAAGTTACACCACGGTCAGGTATAAAGTCATACTTTGATCGAAAAGTGAAGGACTTTGCTGGGCCGCACAGAGAGTTTCAGGATGCTGGACTTCATGCTCTCCGCGTAAGTTAAAACTCTTCTCTTGTCTAGGTAGAGTTATTATGAATCTGTACAATgttcattaaaggagaattccggtgtgatattgacctaaagtgtgttgaatcatgataccaagtgtgaacgtatgttcttatagctcatctcggcttgtccactgcactcagaaatctggcgctagttagccgatgctaccaacagtttttcgatgggggtgcctcgggcatcggcctagcctcgcaaataaatcactgttttacaccatttacgagtagcagcaactggaatccatgcatttacactgaattatttttggaatctgatcccttatcatacctgttctttcatactcgtcgctcgacttatcgtgactaaattcaagatggcggcgaacggtaaacttcctcaAGGTACCCCCacatcgaaaaactgttggtagcatcggctaactagcgccagatttctgagtgcaggggacaagccgagatgagctatgagacatagcACAGACCTAAAGGTACCAGCCAAGTACCTGGTTTTCACTTTGTGCTCAGTGTACTACTGTATGTCCTCTGAGTATGTTTTATGTTTCCTCTGCATCTTGGCATTTTATGTACCTTGTATCCATGTTcaacttgtgtttgtgtttttcctATATGCTTGTTCTCTCATTGTCTCTGCCTGTATGTACTGTCCATACTGTCAGTGAATCCAACCATGGATGTGATTGCATGCTTTATGTACTTCCTTGCCTATACCTAATTGTACAGTGTCCTTGGGAACTTAAAAGGCGCTTTTCTAaattaaatttattattattattacctgaTTTACTCATACCCTATGTATTATGGACGGGCAGCAAAGTAAGGGGAGGGTGAGAAATGTCTTTGATCACACCCtgagggtatatgctttcagaaaatgtatAGTTTAGGTGGTTGAATCAGTTTTCTATGAATGGCAGCCCAAAAAGGTATCAGCCAAATACCAATACCCAATGTATTACGCATGGGCAGCATACTAATGAGGAGGGTGTGACATGTCTCATGTCATGTGAGATCACATCCTAAGGATaaaagctttcagaaaatatatggttgaTATTGTTGAATTAGTTTTTCCTTCATGGTACAGACCAAAATGGATTTAATACTGCATGGCTGTTCCGTGGAACTAATGGAATGTGGTTTGTTGTGCTGTCAGATGGAAACAGTGGAGAACTACGCCCTGATGCAGCACTTTGAGTTGAGCAGAAAACGCATCTCAGACAAACCCAGACCCCTGTACCAGTGTGTGTCGGCACAGTTTTGCCAGTTGGTCAGCTGGGTGGGCTTTCAGAGAGAGTATGCCCCACCTGACGGTATGTGTGGCATTGATTCTGCAGTAGGCCTAATCCTGACATAATGCTTAAAGATGTTGACAGACTGAGATGGCTAAACACACCTATTGTCAGGACAGACAGGATTTTCCAGTCTGTCTGAATCTGCGCTGGTGTTAGTGTCTCAGTGCAGGCTCAATTTTATCAGTTACAAACAGTATGTTGCTGTGCTGGAGTATTTCCTCAAGTTTATTGGAATTACACTGCCTCTTTTTAAAGCCTGATGTATGTTATCCTTTTGAATTACTGTCATTGTCTCTCCTGTTCCCTTCAGAGCAAGCATTTGGGGAGGGCATCTACTTCACTGCCAGTGTTAAATCTGCCATGAAGTTATGGAAAGGGACGAAGGAGGAGGAGTATGTCTACATCATCAAAGCAGATGTTCTCACTGGCAGTAACACCTCTGGGTCACCAGATTTTATAGTTCCACCATCACTCAGCAGTGATCCCCTGATCCGCTATGACAGTGTGTCAGGAGGCATAGATACCTTTGTGATCTTTAATGGTCACcaggctctgccactgtacatttacacttgcaaaaaaACAAGCAGTGCACATAAGTAACATAAGTCCAAAACAAATGCTAAATCGACAAAATCGATACAAACTGCTTAACGACAGTGGATAGTTTCCTGATATAATTTTCACCATATGATGAATGCTCtgtaaaaatttaaaaatcttgAATTATATTTACAATTTATCTTTCTTCCTTTATCTATCTATAATTGAAATATTTACAgttcagagtgtgtgtacacttgaAAGGATTGCTTTTCTTGTCATAACACTAAGATATTTTCTAGGACTTACGCAATCATTTCCCATAGTCTGATGTTCGTTTACTAGTGTAGGATTAATGAGCACTGCACATTTTGCTGAGCAATAGAATGCCAGTCTACTGAAAATAGTGAATTTACTCTAAGAGAAGTGTAAAGAGTTGTTAATTTGGAAAGGTTTATGGAAGCATTAGTGACAATGGTGATGATTTCTGTTGATATGTAAGCCTGATCAAATCCTGTAATAAAGATCATCATTAGTTTTGGTTTGACTGATTGACAGTTTAATTGGTCGTTGTTTTAATGCATTTCCCACAAGCTTCTAAGAATCGAAACAAGATAATGAAGTATGGAGAGTTTGTATTACAAAATCAAAGATAATATTATACAATACAAGCAAATCAAAGTTTgataatacatatacatatagaaATCATTtgatataaaataaacaaaattaaTCTCACATGGCCTAGAAACTATCCTAGAATAT carries:
- the parp9 gene encoding protein mono-ADP-ribosyltransferase PARP9; translation: MASCIPLEKEEAQVVGQCGQALSTAVHIKFRCTVILHGMNATSSNAAKKSKVTPEQRYSIRLPKGLKLSVWKDDLTTHEVDAVVNAANEDLRHIGGLAFALANAGGPVIQQESDKIRKSRGKVFTGKAVVTSAGKLPSKKIIHAVGPEVKVNASPKEIQHASKYLSEAIDNILKIVEKENLQSVAIPALSSGIFNFPLDHCANIIVNTVKKYHDGNGKNKVLDVRLVNHDERTVSEMVRACKEILEPPKTSYSGAGRSSDISPVELGKVTLHISKGRIEKQKTQIIVNSTSTDLKLCSGAVTNAILTEAGQKLQEEISKYRWTCKSGDVLKTEGYNLGSLFVYHVLCVQKGAPGSRTAEQILSGVISACLRMAEADGCTSIAFPAIGCGVLNFRKSEVADIMTEAVKQFSRSYMGSRMDVHFVIFPLEEDTFQAFAKKHASLQQSKPSASTSHVGNYEYLMYEETDSIHTPSIEIRADFPEALRAAKRWINDVVNILRDKEAVYSIKNNFVLHFGQREHKELLSIQDNFQVGFQVFFTDGQAGINIMGTPSGVSAAVLEVEAMCCKVQEAHVLAEEAAMLYPLVRWRCKDCPQLENPEINAALEKAYLAGTGECKIDDISVDFGSMVVKTKHAPVKCKIERICFFKNYQVTPRSGIKSYFDRKVKDFAGPHREFQDAGLHALRMETVENYALMQHFELSRKRISDKPRPLYQCVSAQFCQLVSWVGFQREYAPPDEQAFGEGIYFTASVKSAMKLWKGTKEEEYVYIIKADVLTGSNTSGSPDFIVPPSLSSDPLIRYDSVSGGIDTFVIFNGHQALPLYIYTCKKTSSAHK